In the Malania oleifera isolate guangnan ecotype guangnan chromosome 1, ASM2987363v1, whole genome shotgun sequence genome, one interval contains:
- the LOC131150462 gene encoding E3 ubiquitin-protein ligase PUB23-like — MEDEIEVPPYFLCPISLEIMKDPVALSTGITFDRHSIEKWLFSAKNTTCPVTKQPLPDTTDLTPNHTLRRLIQAWCTLHATHGIERFPTPKPPATKSQILKLLDDAKFPHLQLTSLRKLRLLASESDANKRSMEAAGVVDFLASLLKKNATTHLDLSSDAVTILHNLHVSDSALKNILLKDDVVDSLIVVLRRGSYESRAYAALLLQSMYEVAEPAQIMGLRKEFFVEIVQLLRDHISQQASKAALRLLMELCPWGRNRIKAADAGAVAVLIELLLHSALEKRVCEMALAALDQLCGCAEGRAELLRHGAGLAVVSKKILRASHAGTERAVRVLSSVSKHSASRSVLAEMLQVGVVAKLCLVLQVDCGNKTKDRAREILKLHARAWKSSPCFPENLLSSYPS, encoded by the coding sequence ATGGAAGATGAGATCGAAGTCCCTCCCTACTTCCTCTGCCCCATCTCTCTCGAAATCATGAAGGACCCCGTCGCCCTCTCCACCGGCATCACCTTCGACCGCCACTCCATCGAAAAATGGCTCTTCTCCGCCAAGAACACCACCTGCCCCGTCACCAAACAGCCCCTCCCCGACACCACCGACCTCACCCCCAACCACACCCTCCGCCGCCTCATCCAAGCCTGGTGCACCCTCCACGCCACCCATGGCATCGAGCGCTTCCCCACCCCTAAACCCCCCGCCACCAAATCCCAGATCCTCAAACTCCTCGACGACGCCAAATTCCCTCACCTCCAACTCACCTCCCTCCGCAAGCTTCGCCTCCTCGCCTCCGAAAGCGACGCGAACAAACGCTCCATGGAGGCAGCCGGCGTCGTCGACTTCCTCGCCTCCCTCCTCAAGAAAAACGCCACGACCCACCTCGACCTCTCCTCCGACGCCGTCACCATCCTCCACAACCTCCATGTGTCCGACTCCGCCCTCAAGAACATTCTCCTCAAAGACGACGTCGTCGACTCCCTAATCGTCGTCCTGCGACGCGGCAGCTACGAGTCCCGAGCCTACGCCGCCCTTCTGCTACAATCCATGTACGAGGTTGCCGAGCCTGCTCAGATCATGGGATTGAGAAAAGAGTTCTTCGTGGAAATAGTGCAACTCTTGCGGGACCACATCTCCCAGCAGGCCTCCAAGGCTGCATTGCGCCTTCTCATGGAGCTGTGCCCGTGGGGAAGGAATAGGATTAAGGCCGCCGATGCCGGGGCCGTGGCGGTGCTCATCGAGCTCCTTCTCCACTCAGCGCTCGAGAAGAGGGTTTGCGAGATGGCGCTGGCAGCGCTCGACCAACTCTGCGGGTGCGCGGAGGGCAGGGCGGAGCTGCTGCGGCACGGGGCCGGATTGGCCGTGGTGTCGAAGAAGATACTTAGGGCTTCGCATGCGGGGACGGAGAGGGCGGTGAGGGTGCTCTCTTCGGTTTCGAAGCATTCGGCCAGTCGAAGTGTTCTTGCGGAGATGTTGCAGGTGGGGGTGGTGGCAAAGCTGTGCTTGGTGCTGCAGGTCGATTGTGGGAACAAGACAAAGGACAGGGCAAGGGAGATACTGAAGTTGCATGCTAGGGCATGGAAGAGCTCTCCTTGTTTTCCTGAGAATTTGCTTTCTTCATACCCATCTTGA